A single window of Bombus pascuorum chromosome 1, iyBomPasc1.1, whole genome shotgun sequence DNA harbors:
- the LOC132913808 gene encoding acetyl-CoA carboxylase isoform X6: MKSVLLLHRERFVTGNIDREADDKENSEQDVNRSNDSSSTMSENPVSFVVGEPDNDRSEELEIEDSFPSESYDITTTQVQQNAMAGLIERRKRLRPSMSQGTVMIQTQSRLQEKDFTIATPEEFVHRFGGTKVINKVLIANNGIAAVKCMRSIRRWSYEMFKNERAVRFVVMVTPEDLKANAEYIKMADQYVPVPGGTNNNNYANVELIVDIAVRTQVQAVWAGWGHASENPKLPELLHKNNMCFIGPSERAMWALGDKIASSIVAQTADVPTLPWSGSELKAQYSGKKIKISSELFKKGCVSTVEECLAAANKIGFPIMVKASEGGGGKGIRKVENAEELPTLFRQVQTEIPGSPIFIMKLAKCARHLEVQLLADNYGNAISLFGRDCSIQRRHQKIIEEAPAVVAKPEVFEEMEKAAVRLAKMVGYVSAGTVEYLYDTSGRYYFLELNPRLQVEHPCTEMVSDVNLPAAQLQIAMGLPLHHIKDIRLLYGESPWGDSVIDFDQPRHKPQPWGHVIAARITSENPDEGFKPSSGTVQELNFRSSKNVWGYFSVAASGGLHEFADSQFGHCFSWGEDRNQARENLVIALKELSIRGDFRTTVEYLITLLETESFQQNNIDTAWLDLLIAERVRSDKPDVLLAITCGALHIADRTITAAFTGFQTALEKGQIQASNDLDNVIDVELINDGYKYKIQTAKSGPNSYFLVMNGSYKEVELHRLSDGGLLLSLDGASFTTYMREEVDRYRIIIGNQTCIFEKDNDPSLLRSPSAGKLISYLVEDGGHVNAGQAYAEIEVMKMVMTITASEAGSVFYVKRPGAILEAGTLIAQLELDDPSLVTKAQEYTGKFPETIAPAISEKLNHLHAEYRTALENTLGGYCLPDPYHVPRVRELLEKFMNSLRDPSLPLLELQEVIATISGRIPISVEKKIRKLMSLYERNITSVLAQFPSQQIAAVIDGHAASLSKRSERDVFFLTTEAIVQLVQRYRNGIRGRMKTAVHELLRQYYTVESQFQQGHYDKCVSALIDEYKDDVATITAMIFSHNQVTKKNVLVTMLIDHLWANEPGLTDELSSTLTELTSLNRTEHSRVALRARQILIAAHQPAYELRHNQMESIFLSAVDMYGHDFHPENLEKLILSETSIFDILHDFFYHSNRTVCNAALEVYVRRSYISYELTCVQHLELSGEVPLVHFQFLLPNNHPNIQNQSSVNHRVGAMAAFQDMDQFTRYSDEVFDLLEDLSSITSTSAKVLAEAVDAAASESRHSTSINVSLSNAENTGTVEMGERSAEPVHILSIAVQEKENHDDVTMAKLFGDWCAANKEELISRDIRRITFTVLKKRQFPKFFTYRQRDGFVEDKIYRHLEPGCAFQLELNRMRTYDLEALPTSNQKMHLYLGRAKVAKGQQVTDYRFFIRSIIRHSDLITKEASFDYLHNEGERVLLEAMDELEVAFSHPLAKRTECNHIFLNFVPTVIMDPVRIEESVTSMVLRYGPRLWKLRVRQAEIKMTIRPAPGKPTSILRLCIANDSGYSIDLHLYMEATDPKTGIIRFESYPSSMVNGTWRPGPMHGLPISTPYLTKDYLQAKRFQAQSSGTTYVYDLPDMFRQQTEKMWIKYIEERPQCDITIPNPVMDCVELVLEGDNLVEQKRLPGENNVGMVAWRLRLYTPEYPVSGRDIILIANDLTHLIGSFGPKEDLVFCRASERARQLGIPRIYFSANSGARIGLAEEVKALFRIAWEDEDEPEKGFRYIYLTPDDYARLAPLNSVKTSLIEDKGESRYKITDIIGKDDGLGVENLKYAGMIAGETSKAYDEIVTISIVSCRAIGIGAYLVRLGQRVIQIENSHIILTGYKALNTVLGREVYASNNQLGGIQIMHNNGVSHATNVRDLEGVATALRWLSYCPKFKGAPLPILSAPFPDPVDREIMYVPTKAAYDPRFMLEGRIQNGTNYWESGFFDRGSWQEIMRPWAQTVVTGRARLGGIPCGVIAVETRTVELHLPADPANLDSEAKTISQAGQVWFPDSAYKTAQAIKDFGKEELPLFIFANWRGFSGGMKDMYEQIIKFGAYIVDGLREYTKPIFVYIPPNGELRGGAWAVVDPTINPRYMEMFADNTSRGGVLEPGGIVEIKFRTKDILKAMHRVDSVIQKLKENLANANSAEERTDIESQIRKREQLLEPMYRQVAVHFADLHDTPERMFEKNTIHDIIPWQKARRLLYWRLRRRLLEDEIKKEILSTQHTLDVRQVGAMLRRWFIEDKGATESYLWDQDEAATNWLENQRQDENSVVSRNITCVRQDAIVSRVKEALETCPEVRLNAILEIAHRLQPAERAELQRTLSQIETTTQEHHNDSSASS; the protein is encoded by the exons GCCCAGCATGTCACAGGGCACGGTGATGATTCAGACGCAAAGCCGGTTACAAGAAAAGGACTTCACTATTGCCACACCCGAGGAGTTTGTTCATCGTTTCGGCGGTACCAAAGTTATCAACAAG GTCCTAATCGCCAACAACGGAATAGCGGCTGTAAAATGTATGCGTTCGATCCGACGATGGTCCTACGAAATGTTCAAGAACGAACGCGCCGTACGTTTCGTCGTGATGGTCACTCCGGAAGATTTAAAAGCGAACGCGGAATATATCAAAATGGCAGATCAGTACGTACCCGTGCCAGGTGGAACCAACAACAACAATTATGCGAACGTCGAGCTGATCGTAGACATCGCTGTACGCACTCAGGTCCAGGCTGTATGGGCTGGTTGGGGTCATGCCTCTGAAAATCCAAAATTGCCAGAACTACTCCATAAAAATAACATGTGTTTCATTG gGCCATCCGAGAGAGCAATGTGGGCTCTTGGAGATAAAATCGCGTCAAGTATTGTAGCGCAAACTGCAGATGTACCGACACTTCCTTGGTCAGGTTCGGAACTAAAGGCACAGTACAgtggaaaaaagataaaaatatcatcgGAACTTTTCAAGAAAGGGTGCGTTTCGACGGTAGAAGAATGCTTGGCAGCAGCTAACAAAATAGGCTTTCCTATAATGGTGAAAGCTAGCGAGGGAGGTGGTGGAAAAGGTATCAGAAAGGTGGAGAACGCTGAAGAATTGCCCACATTGTTTAG GCAGGTACAAACTGAAATACCTGGATCTCCGATATTCATTATGAAATTGGCAAAATGTGCTCGCCATTTAGAAGTTCAATTATTAGCTGACAATTATGGAAACGCGATATCGTTATTTGGTCGTGACTGTTCTATTCAGAGAAGACATCAAAAGATTATCGAAGAAGCGCCTGCTGTGGTTGCTAAACCCGAAGTCtttgaagaaatggaaaaa GCTGCTGTAAGATTGGCCAAAATGGTTGGATATGTCAGCGCAGGTACTGTCGAATACCTGTACGACACTTCTGGACGATATTACTTTTTGGAATTGAATCCACGTCTTCAAGTGGAACATCCGTGTACTGAGATGGTATCTGATGTTAATTTGCCCGCGGCACAACTTCAAATTGCTATGGGGTTACCATTACATCATATTAAAGATATTCGTCTTCTTTATGGTGAAAGTCCATGGGGAGATAGCGTCATTGACTTCGATCAACCGAGACACAAACCCCAACCATGGGGTCACGTGATAGCTGCGAGAATTACTAGTGAAAATCCTGATGAAG GTTTTAAACCGAGTTCTGGTACGGTGCAAGAACTGAATTTCCGATCCTCGAAGAATGTTTGGGGTTACTTCTCAGTAGCAGCTTCCGGAGGTCTCCATGAATTTGCAGACTCACAATTCGGACATTGCTTCTCTTGGGGAGAGGATCGTAACCAGGCTCGAGAAAATTTGGTCATAGCTTTGAAAGAATTGAGCATTAGGGGTGATTTCAGAACCACCGTCGAATATTTGATTACGCTATTAGAAACTGAATCTTTCCAACAGAACAATATAGATACTGCGTGGCTTGATTTGTTGATTGCTGAACGCGTTAGGAGTGACAAACCGGATGTATTATTAGCCATAACATGCGGTGCGCTTCATATCGCTGATAGAACAATCACTGCCGCTTTTACTGGGTTTCAAACAGCATTGGAAAAAGGACAAATACAAGCCAGCAATGATTTAGATAATGTTATCGAC GTTGAACTCATTAACGACggatacaaatataaaatacagacTGCTAAGTCAGGCCCTAATAGTTATTTTCTTGTTATGAACGGTTCCTACAAAGAAGTAGAATTACACCGACTATCGGATGGAGGATTATTGCTCTCTTTGGATGGCGCAAGTTTCACGACTTACATGAGGGAGGAAGTCGATCGTTACAGGATCATCATTGGAAATCAAACCTGCATCTTCGAGAAGGACAACGATCCTTCTTTATTGAGGTCACCATCAGCTGGCAAACTAATTAGCTATCTAGTCGAAGATGGTGGTCACGTGAACGCTGGACAAGCATACGCAGAAATTGAAGTCATGAAAATGGTAATGACAATAACAGCGAGCGAAGCTGGTAGCGTCTTTTATGTTAAAAGACCAGGTGCCATTCTCGAGGCTGGTACCTTGATTGCTCAACTAGAATTGGACGATCCATCTCTGGTAACAAAAGCTCAGGAGTACACTGGTAAATTCCCGGAAACTATAGCTCCAgcaatttctgaaaaattgaatCATCTTCATGCTGAATACAGAACAGCTTTAGAAAACACTCTAGGAGGATATTGTTTACCAGATCCGTACCACGTGCCTCGAGTACGAGAACTTCTTGAGAAATTCATGAATTCCCTTCGTGACCCTAGCTTACCATTGCTCGAACTTCAAGAAGTGATCGCAACGATATCAGGAAGAATTCCGATTTCCGTAGAGAAAAAAATCAGGAAATTGATGTCGCTGTACGAAAGAAACATAACTTCTGTTTTAGCTCAATTTCCTAGTCAACAAATTGCTGCTGTGATCGATGGACATGCAGCAAGTCTTTCCAAGCGATCTGAACGCGACGTCTTCTTCTTAACTACCGAAGCTATAGTGCAATTGGTACAAAGATATAGGAATGGAATACGTGGAAGAATGAAGACCGCTGTTCACGAACTACTTCGACAATATTACACCGTTGAAAGCCAGTTCCAACAAGGACATTACGATAAATGTGTTTCTGCTTTAATCGATGAATACAAAGATGATGTAGCAACAATAACAGCTATGATTTTCAGCCATAACCAAGTCACGAAGAAGAACGTTTTGGTAACTATGCTCATAGATCATCTCTGGGCGAATGAACCTGGTCTTACGGACGAGTTATCGAGCACGCTGACGGAACTAACGAGCCTGAATCGTACAGAGCATAGTCGTGTCGCGTTACGTGCGAGACAAATTCTAATCGCTGCTCATCAACCTGCTTACGAATTAAGACACAACCAAATGGAATCTATATTCTTATCAGCGGTAGACATGTACGGCCATGATTTCCATCCAGAAAACTTAGAGAAACTTATTCTTTCCGAAACAtctattttcgatattttacatgACTTCTTCTACCATTCCAATCGTACAGTTTGCAATGCTGCTTTGGAGGTTTATGTTCGCAGATCTTATATCAGTTATGAGTTGACTTGCGTGCAACATCTGGAATTGTCTGGCGAAGTACCGCTTGtacatttccaatttttgcTGCCTAACAATCATCCTAATATACAAAACCAATCTTCGGTTAATCACAGAGTCGGGGCTATGGCAGCTTTCCAAGACATGGATCAATTCACCCGATATTCTGACGAAGTTTTCGACCTCCTAGAGGATCTGTCTTCGATTACCTCAACTTCGGCTAAAGTTTTAGCAGAGGCAGTAGACGCAGCTGCAAGCGAATCGAGACACAGTACATCCATAAACGTATCTTTAAGCAATGCGGAAAATACTGGTACAGTGGAAATGGGTGAACGATCTGCAGAACCGGTACATATTTTGAGCATTGCCGttcaagagaaagagaatcaCGATGACGTTACGATGGCGAAACTCTTTGGAGATTGGTGCGCCGCGAACAAAGAGGAATTAATCTCACGAGACATACGAAGGATCACTTTCActgttttaaagaaaagacAATTCCCAAAATTCTTTACATACCGTCAAAGAGATGGTTTTGTTgaagataaaatttatcgacatCTCGAACCTGGTTGTGCTTTCCAATTGGAATTAAACAGAATGAGAACTTACGATCTTGAAGCTCTGCCAACCTCGAATCAAAAAATGCATCTTTACCTTGGCCGGGCAAAGGTTGCCAAAGGACAACAAGTCACCGATTATCGTTTCTTCATTCGTTCCATTATAAGACATTCTGATCTTATCACGAAGGAGGCCAGTTTCGATTATCTTCACAATGAAGGTGAACGTGTACTATTAGAGGCTATGGATGAATTAGAAGTCGCGTTCTCGCATCCGCTTGCTAAGCGTACGGAATGCAATCATATCTTCCTAAATTTCGTACCCACAGTTATTATGGATCCAGTAAGAATAGAAGAAAGCGTGACCAGTATGGTACTGAGGTACGGCCCGAGATTATGGAAATTACGAGTACGTCAGGCTGAGATTAAAATGACGATTCGGCCAGCACCAGGGAAGCCAACGTCTATTTTACGTTTGTGCATTGCCAACGATAGCGGATATAGCATAGATTTGCATCTTTATATGGAGGCAACCGATCCAAAGACTGGTATCATTCGTTTCGAATCTTATCCTTCTTCGATGGTAAATGGTACCTGGAGACCAGGACCTATGCATGGTCTTCCAATTTCTACGCCATATCTAACCAAAGATTATCTTCAAGCAAAACGGTTCCAAGCACAAAGTTCTGGCACAACGTATGTATATGATTTACCAGACATGTTTAGACAACAAACCGAAAAGATGTGGATTAAATACATAGAAGAAAGGCCACAGTGCGATATAACTATTCCAAATCCTGTGATGGATTGTGTAGAATTAGTATTAGAGGGTGACAATTTAGTGGAACAAAAACGACTTCCTGGTGAGAATAATGTTGGTATGGTCGCTTGGAGATTAAGGCTTTATACGCCAGAATATCCAGTATCTGGTCGAGACATTATACTGATAGCAAACGATTTGACACATTTGATTGGTTCTTTTGGTCCGAAGGAGGACTTAGTGTTCTGCAGAGCGTCTGAAAGAGCTAGGCAACTTGGAATTCCTCGAATATATTTCTCTGCAAATTCTGGCGCTCGCATTGGTCTAGCAGAGGAAGTGAAAGCGTTGTTCAGAATTGCTTGGGAGGATGAGGATGAACCAGAGAAAGgatttagatatatatatttaacaccAGATGATTACGCGCGTTTAGCACCGCTTAATTCAGTGAAAACTTCGTTGATCGAAGATAAGGGAGAATCTCGTTACAAGATTACCGATATTATTGGTAAAGATGACGGTCTTggtgtagaaaatttaaaatacgcTGGTATGATTGCCGGAGAAACATCGAAAGCCTATGACGAAATCGTTACGATTTCCATTGTATCTTGTAGAGCGATTGGTATCGGTGCTTACCTAGTCCGTCTTGGACAAAGGGTCattcaaatagaaaattctcaCATCATCTTAACCGGTTACAAAGCATTAAATACTGTCTTAGGCCGTGAAGTATACGCTAGTAATAATCAGTTAGGTGGTATACAAATTATGCATAATAATGGGGTATCACATGCAACAAACGTAAGGGACCTAGAGGGTGTTGCTACTGCTTTAAGATGGTTAAGCTACTGTCCCAAATTTAAGGGTGCACCCCTTCCTATATTATCAGCACCATTTCCTGATCCAGTCGACAGAGAAATCATGTATGTTCCTACAAAAGCAGCATATGATCCAAGATTCATGCTCGAGGGTAGAATACAAAATGGTACAAATTATTGGGAAAGTGGGTTCTTCGATCGTGGCTCTTGGcag GAAATTATGAGGCCTTGGGCTCAAACTGTAGTAACTGGACGAGCAAGATTAGGCGGAATACCTTGCGGTGTTATTGCAGTAGAAACAAGAACCGTTGAGTTGCACTTACCTGCTGATCCTGCTAATCTCGATTCAGAAGCTAAAACAATATCTCAAGCAGGACAAGTATGGTTCCCTGACAGTGCATACAAAACTGCTCAAGCTATCAAAGACTTTGGAAAAGAAGAGCTTccactttttatttttgctaaTTGGAGAGGATTTTCTGGTGGAATGAAAg ACATGTACGAGCAAATTATCAAATTCGGTGCTTATATTGTGGATGGCTTACGAGAATATACTAAAccaatatttgtatatatccCACCAAATGGAGAACTAAGAGGTGGTGCTTGGGCTGTCGTTGATCCAACGATAAATCCTCGCTACATGGAAATGTTTGCTGACAATACAAGCAGAGGTGGAGTTTTAGAACCTGGTGGAATAGTAGAAATCAAGTTTAGAACTAAAGACATACTTAAAGCTATGCATAGGGTTGATTCAGTAATACAGAAGCTTAAA GAAAATCTAGCCAATGCAAATTCAGCCGAAGAACGAACAGACATTGAAAGCCAAATTCGTAAGAGGGAGCAACTTTTAGAACCTATGTATCGGCAAGTAGCAGTTCACTTCGCAGATCTTCATGATACGCCAGAGAGAATGTTTGAGAAAAATACCATTCATGATATTATTCCATGGCAAAAAGCACGCAGACTGCTTTATTGGCGACTTAGAAGAAGACTTTTAGAGGATGaaataaagaaggaaattcTATCAACTCAACACACTTTGGACGTTAGACAAGTCGGTGCAATGTTGCGTAGATGGTTTATAGAAGACAAAGGTGCCACAGAATCTTATCTGTGGGATCAAGATGAAGCTGCAACGAATTGGTTGGAGAATCAACGTCAAGATGAAAATAGTGTTGTTTCCCGTAACATCACTTGTGTAAGACAAGACGCAATCGTTTCTCGAGTCAAAGAAGCCCTTGAAACTTGTCCAGAAGTGAGATTaaatgcaattttagaaattgcgCACAGATTACAACCAGCAGAACGTGCAGAATTGCAAAGAACTTTATCACAGATAGAAACGACCACACAGGAACACCACAATGATTCAAGTGCTTCGTCCTAa